A part of Rattus rattus isolate New Zealand chromosome 6, Rrattus_CSIRO_v1, whole genome shotgun sequence genomic DNA contains:
- the LOC116902870 gene encoding olfactory receptor-like protein OLF3 has protein sequence MGTDNQTWMHEFVLLGLSSDWNTQVSLFILFLLMYLVTVLGNFLIILLIRLDSRLHTPMYFFLTNLSLVDVSYATSIVPQLLVNFLAPHKAIPFLSCAAQLFFSLGLGGIEFVLLAMMAYDRYVAVCNPLRYSAIMHTGLCSRMAIVSWVSGSMNSVMQTAITFQLPMCTNRYIDHISCELLAVVRLACVDISANEVAIMVSSIILLMTPFCLVLLSYIQIISTILKIQSKEGRKKAFHTCASHLTVVALCYGMAIFTYIQPHSSPSVLQEKLISLFYAILTPMLNPMIYSLRNKEVKGAWQKLLGKFSGFTLKLKT, from the coding sequence ATGGGAACAGACAACCAGACATGGATGCATGAATTCGTCCTCCTTGGCCTGTCCAGTGACTGGAACACTCAAGTCTCCCTCTTCATCCTGTTCCTGCTGATGTACCTGGTGACAGTATTGGGGAACTTCCTCATCATTCTTCTGATCAGACTGGACAGCAGACTCCACActcccatgtatttctttctcaccAACCTGTCCCTGGTGGATGTGTCCTATGCCACAAGCATAGTCCCCCAGCTGCTGGTTAATTTTCTTGCCCCACACAAAGCAATCCCATTCCTGAGCTGTGCAGCCcagttatttttctctctgggCTTAGGAGGAATTGAGTTTGTCCTATTAGCGAtgatggcctatgaccgttaTGTGGCAGTGTGCAATCCACTGAGGTACTCTGCCATAATGCATACAGGACTATGCAGTAGGATGGCTATTGTATCTTGGGTCAGTGGCTCCATGAACTCAGTCATGCAGACTGCTATCACCTTCCAACTGCCCATGTGCACAAACAGGTACATCGACCATATATCCTGTGAACTTCTTGCTGTAGTGAGGCTGGCCTGTGTGGATATCTCTGCCAATGAAGTTGCTATCATGGTATCAAGCATCATTCTCCTGATGACCCCTTTCTGCCTGGTTCTCCTATCCTACATCCAGATCATCTCCACCATCCTGAAAATCCAGtccaaagagggaagaaagaaagccttccacacctgtgcctcccacctcactgtggtTGCTCTGTGCTACGGCATGGCCATTTTCACTTACATACAGCCCCATTCCAGCCCCTCTGTCCTCCAGGAAAAGTTGATTTCTCTATTCTATGCAATTTTGACACCCATGCTGAACCCCATGATTTACAGTCTGAGGAACAAGGAAGTCAAGGGTGCTTGGCAGAAACTACTCGGAAAATTCTCTGGCTTCACATTAAAACTAAAAACCTGA
- the LOC116902871 gene encoding olfactory receptor-like protein OLF3 translates to MEVNNETQMHEFILLGLSGDWDTHVSLFILFLLMYLVTVLGNFLIILLIRLDSRLHTPMYFFLTNLSLVDVSYATSIVPQLLAHFLATRKAIPFLSCAAQLFFSLGLGGIEFLLLAVMAYDRYVAVCDPLRYSVIMHTGLCTWLAIASWVSGFINSLVHTVITFHLPMCAKYIDHIACETLAVVRLACVDTSSNKIAIMVSSIVLLMTPFFLVLLSYIQIISTILKIQSTEGRWKAFHTCASHLTMVVLCYGMAIFTYIQPHSSPSVLQEKLMSLFYAILTPMLNPMIYSLRNKEVKGAWQKLLGKFSGFASKLST, encoded by the coding sequence ATGGAAGTCAACAATGAGACACAGATGCATGAATTCATCCTCCTGGGCCTTTCTGGTGACTGGGACACTCACGTCTCCCTCTTCATCCTGTTCCTGCTGATGTACCTGGTAACAGTATTGGGGAACTTCCTCATCATTCTTCTGATCAGACTGGACAGCAGACTCCACActcccatgtacttctttctcaCCAACCTGTCCCTGGTGGATGTGTCTTATGCCACAAGCATAGTCCCCCAGCTGCTGGCTCATTTTCTTGCCACACGCAAAGCAATTCCATTTCTAAGTTGTGCAGCccagttatttttttccttgggcTTGGGTGGGATTGAATTCCTTCTGCTGGCAGTGATGGCGTATGACCGTTATGTGGCAGTGTGTGATCCTCTGAGGTATTCAGTCATCATGCATACAGGGCTATGCACATGGCTGGCCATTGCATCTTGGGTCAGTGGTTTTATCAACTCTCTTGTGCACACTGTCATCACCTTTCACCTGCCTATGTGCGCGAAGTATATTGATCACATAGCCTGTGAAACCCTTGCTGTGGTCAGATTGGCTTGTGTGGATACCTCATCTAATAAGATTGCAATCATGGTTTCTAGCATTGTCTTGCTTATGACACCTTTCTTCCTAGTTCTCTTATCCTATATCCAGATCATCTCCACCATCCtaaagatacagtccacagaggGAAGGTGGAAAGCCTTTCACACTTGTGCCTCTCATCTTACTATGGTTGTCCTATGCTATGGCATGGCCATTTTCACCTACATCCAACCCCACTCTAGCCCCTCTGTTCTTCAGGAGAAGTTGATGTCTCTGTTTTATGCTATCTTGACACCCATGCTAAACCCCATGATTTATAGTCTAAGAAATAAAGAGGTTAAGGGGGCATGGCAGAAACTTTTAGGGAAATTCTCTGGGTTTGCATCAAAACTGTCAACTTGA